The following proteins are co-located in the Myroides profundi genome:
- a CDS encoding IS3 family transposase, with protein sequence MKKICQLFGKTRSAYYQSIDRYASQSIKDEIILQEVLNIRATLPRVGTRKLQHMLQERLGSHNISVGRDYLFDLLDSHKMLVRQRKRKAYTTDSRAWRGQYLDLYNGVKVTRPEQFWVSDITYIRLNNTWGYLSLITDAYSHKIMGYSFSLDLTTNGCLQALKMALKNRIYTEKLIHHSDRGCQYCSSVYTKILIENNISISTTQGGEPRDNAIAERVNGIIKGEFDLNYSSLGYQKTIDKIKNSIEAYNQIRPHDSCDRLTPNQAHLKTGILTKRWKNYYKTNKQKQQPVQ encoded by the coding sequence ATAAAAAAAATATGTCAACTGTTTGGTAAAACTCGAAGTGCTTATTATCAGTCAATAGACAGATACGCAAGTCAATCTATTAAAGATGAGATTATTCTTCAAGAAGTTTTAAATATTAGAGCTACTCTACCAAGAGTAGGTACTCGAAAACTTCAACATATGTTACAAGAACGCTTAGGTTCGCACAATATAAGCGTAGGAAGAGATTATCTGTTTGATTTATTAGACAGTCATAAAATGTTGGTTAGGCAACGAAAGCGCAAAGCATATACAACAGACTCCAGAGCTTGGAGAGGACAGTATTTAGACTTGTATAATGGAGTAAAAGTTACTAGACCAGAACAATTTTGGGTAAGTGACATCACCTATATCAGGTTAAATAATACTTGGGGCTATTTAAGTTTAATCACAGATGCTTATTCTCATAAAATAATGGGCTATAGTTTTAGCTTAGATTTAACCACTAATGGATGCTTACAAGCCTTGAAAATGGCATTAAAGAACAGGATTTATACAGAGAAACTTATTCATCATTCAGATCGAGGATGTCAATACTGCAGTAGTGTTTATACTAAAATACTGATAGAAAACAACATATCTATTAGTACAACACAAGGTGGTGAACCAAGAGATAATGCAATAGCTGAGCGTGTAAATGGTATAATTAAAGGTGAATTTGATTTAAACTATTCAAGTTTAGGTTATCAAAAAACGATTGATAAAATTAAGAATAGTATAGAAGCTTATAACCAAATTAGACCTCATGATAGTTGTGATAGGTTAACTCCAAATCAAGCTCATTTAAAGACAGGTATTCTAACTAAGAGATGGAAGAATTATTACAAGACTAATAAACAAAAACAACAACCTGTACAGTAA
- a CDS encoding transposase: protein MGREPKNKERYHLKFIEQIVQEIENGASQNSVIREYSLNKSTLNRWVKKYASPEYHATRKNKVYSESLKRQVVHSITEHHMTAQEACIMYGVESISTINNWLLVNYNKNIDICNEIVIPSLMEEKTSNTESLEIKALKKALSEAQFKIVALNTLIDVAEKSLDIDIRKKSGSKQLKK, encoded by the coding sequence ATGGGAAGAGAACCAAAAAACAAAGAGCGTTATCATTTAAAATTCATAGAACAAATAGTTCAAGAAATAGAGAATGGAGCAAGTCAAAATTCGGTAATTCGCGAGTATAGCCTAAATAAATCTACGCTAAATCGTTGGGTTAAGAAATATGCAAGTCCCGAGTATCATGCTACACGTAAGAATAAAGTTTATTCAGAAAGCCTTAAACGTCAAGTAGTTCATAGTATTACAGAACACCATATGACAGCACAAGAAGCCTGTATAATGTATGGTGTAGAAAGTATAAGTACAATAAATAACTGGTTGTTAGTTAATTATAATAAAAACATAGATATTTGTAATGAAATTGTTATTCCGTCACTTATGGAAGAAAAAACATCCAATACAGAATCTTTAGAAATTAAAGCTTTAAAAAAGGCTTTATCAGAGGCACAATTTAAGATAGTAGCTTTAAATACATTGATAGATGTAGCAGAGAAAAGTTTGGATATTGATATCAGAAAAAAGTCTGGTTCCAAGCAGTTGAAGAAGTAA
- a CDS encoding immunoglobulin-like domain-containing protein, with amino-acid sequence MNKKITLPVMAALALMMAGCPKAKEPEVQEEVIEEVVTEAPKEKESLEKVSNEVTLVLDQVAFDKVPESIHLTITNQSASDINTGSDYTISVLKGDSWELMDMEGIGFDRMIHPIGPGEGVGFDINLFTKELKYEKGTYKITKQLGNDSGSFTKEVEFVIK; translated from the coding sequence ATGAACAAAAAGATCACATTGCCTGTAATGGCAGCATTAGCTTTAATGATGGCTGGATGCCCTAAAGCGAAAGAACCAGAAGTACAAGAAGAAGTTATTGAAGAAGTAGTAACTGAAGCTCCTAAAGAGAAAGAGTCTCTTGAAAAAGTGAGTAATGAAGTTACCTTAGTATTAGATCAAGTAGCTTTCGATAAAGTACCAGAAAGTATACACTTAACGATAACTAATCAGTCTGCGTCTGATATCAACACTGGATCTGACTACACAATAAGTGTGCTTAAAGGAGATTCTTGGGAACTGATGGATATGGAAGGAATAGGATTTGATCGTATGATTCATCCTATCGGACCAGGTGAAGGAGTTGGTTTTGATATCAACTTATTCACAAAAGAATTAAAGTATGAAAAAGGTACTTATAAAATTACAAAACAACTAGGTAACGATAGCGGTAGCTTTACTAAAGAAGTAGAGTTTGTGATTAAGTAG
- the rplM gene encoding 50S ribosomal protein L13, producing the protein MESLSYKTVSANKATAQKEWLIVDAEGQNLGRLASKVAVLLRGKHKTNYTPHVDCGDNVIVINAEKINLTGNKLDDKTYIRHTGYPGGQRSLTAKVMQQKNPALLIEKAVKGMLPKNKLGAQLFRNLNVNVGSEHKHEAQQPKAVNLNEIK; encoded by the coding sequence GTGGAAAGTTTAAGCTACAAGACAGTATCGGCTAACAAAGCAACTGCTCAAAAAGAGTGGTTAATTGTTGACGCTGAAGGTCAAAATTTGGGACGTCTTGCTTCTAAAGTTGCAGTACTTTTAAGAGGTAAGCACAAAACAAATTACACACCGCACGTAGACTGTGGAGACAACGTAATCGTTATCAACGCAGAGAAAATCAACCTAACAGGTAACAAATTAGATGACAAGACTTACATCCGTCACACAGGTTACCCAGGAGGACAAAGATCATTAACTGCTAAAGTAATGCAACAAAAAAACCCTGCATTATTAATCGAGAAAGCAGTAAAAGGAATGTTGCCTAAAAACAAATTAGGAGCACAATTATTCCGTAATTTAAATGTTAATGTAGGTTCTGAGCACAAACATGAAGCTCAACAACCTAAGGCCGTTAATTTAAACGAAATTAAGTAA
- the rpsI gene encoding 30S ribosomal protein S9, which produces MGVIHKIGRRKTAVARVYVSEGSGNITVNKKDFKTYFPTGTLQYKVLQPLTMTENAENFDVKVNVYGGGTTGQAEAVRMAIARAMCELDVENRAVLKPEGLLTRDPRMVERKKFGQKKARKRFQFSKR; this is translated from the coding sequence ATGGGAGTTATTCACAAAATCGGTAGAAGAAAAACCGCTGTTGCTCGTGTTTATGTTTCTGAAGGATCAGGTAACATCACAGTTAACAAAAAAGATTTTAAAACTTATTTCCCAACTGGTACATTACAGTACAAAGTATTACAGCCTCTTACAATGACTGAGAACGCTGAGAACTTTGACGTAAAAGTAAATGTATACGGTGGAGGAACAACAGGTCAAGCTGAAGCAGTGCGTATGGCTATCGCTAGAGCAATGTGTGAACTTGATGTTGAGAACAGAGCAGTTCTTAAACCAGAAGGATTATTGACTCGTGACCCTCGTATGGTAGAGCGTAAGAAATTCGGTCAGAAGAAAGCTCGTAAGAGATTCCAATTCTCTAAACGTTAA
- the rpsB gene encoding 30S ribosomal protein S2 — protein MANKVEVKDLLEAGVHFGHMTRKWDPNMAPYIYMERNGIHIINLYKTAAKIEEANEALKKIAASGRKILFVATKKQAKDIVAEKAAAANMPYITERWPGGMLTNFVTIRKAVKKMASIDRMKKDGTFMTLSKKERLQVERLRAKLEKNLGSIADMTRLPAALFVVDIKAEHIAIKEAQKLNIPIFAMVDTNSDPRQVDFVIPANDDASKSIDKILSLVTSAIIEGNAERKSEKEEATKVEAPAAKA, from the coding sequence ATGGCAAACAAAGTAGAAGTAAAAGATTTACTAGAAGCAGGTGTTCATTTCGGACACATGACTAGAAAATGGGATCCAAACATGGCTCCTTATATCTATATGGAGCGTAATGGTATTCACATTATCAATCTATATAAAACTGCAGCTAAAATAGAAGAAGCTAATGAAGCTTTGAAAAAAATCGCTGCATCAGGAAGAAAAATCCTTTTCGTTGCAACTAAAAAGCAAGCGAAAGACATCGTAGCTGAAAAAGCAGCTGCTGCTAACATGCCTTACATCACTGAAAGATGGCCAGGTGGTATGTTAACAAACTTCGTTACTATTCGTAAAGCTGTTAAAAAAATGGCTTCAATCGATAGAATGAAAAAAGACGGTACATTTATGACTCTTTCTAAGAAAGAGCGTTTACAAGTTGAACGTCTTCGTGCAAAATTAGAGAAAAACTTAGGTTCTATTGCTGACATGACTCGTCTACCAGCAGCTCTATTTGTTGTAGATATTAAAGCTGAACACATTGCGATAAAAGAAGCTCAAAAATTAAACATTCCGATCTTCGCTATGGTTGATACAAACTCTGACCCACGTCAAGTAGATTTTGTTATTCCAGCAAACGATGATGCTTCTAAATCAATCGATAAAATTTTATCATTAGTGACTTCTGCTATTATCGAAGGTAATGCAGAAAGAAAGTCTGAAAAAGAAGAAGCTACTAAAGTAGAAGCTCCTGCTGCTAAGGCATAA
- the tsf gene encoding translation elongation factor Ts, translating to MANITAAEVNKLRQQTGAGMMDCKKALVEAEGDFDKAIEVLRKKGQKVAANRSDRESSEGAAVALVNADKTRGVVITLNCETDFVGKNEGFQALAKELAEKAINFNTKEEFLASPFDDTMTVAEKCVEQTGVIGEKIEIGSFEVLEGAFIGSYVHGNKIAAITALSEAVAKADEIAKDVSMQVASMGADTLSYKDFDAEFVAKETEARIAVIVKENEELVRLGKTLKNVPQYISYAQLTEEVLKQAEEDAKAELKAEGKPENIWDRILPGKIQRFISDNTTLDQEKALLDQNFIKDESKKVADYVKGFNVEITGFKRASLG from the coding sequence ATGGCAAATATTACTGCTGCAGAAGTAAATAAACTAAGACAACAAACAGGTGCCGGAATGATGGACTGTAAAAAAGCTTTAGTTGAAGCTGAAGGAGATTTCGATAAAGCTATCGAAGTTTTACGTAAAAAAGGACAAAAAGTTGCTGCTAACCGTTCTGACCGTGAGTCAAGCGAGGGTGCTGCTGTAGCTTTAGTTAATGCAGACAAAACTAGAGGTGTAGTTATCACATTAAACTGTGAGACTGACTTCGTAGGTAAAAACGAAGGATTCCAAGCTTTAGCAAAAGAATTAGCTGAGAAAGCTATCAACTTTAACACTAAAGAAGAATTCTTAGCTTCTCCATTCGATGATACAATGACTGTTGCTGAAAAATGTGTTGAGCAAACAGGAGTTATCGGTGAGAAAATCGAGATCGGTTCTTTCGAAGTATTAGAAGGTGCTTTCATCGGTTCTTACGTTCACGGAAACAAAATCGCTGCTATCACTGCTTTATCTGAAGCTGTTGCTAAAGCTGACGAGATTGCTAAAGACGTATCTATGCAAGTTGCTTCAATGGGTGCTGACACATTATCTTACAAAGATTTTGACGCAGAATTCGTTGCTAAAGAAACTGAAGCTCGTATCGCTGTTATCGTAAAAGAAAACGAAGAATTAGTACGTTTAGGAAAAACTCTTAAAAATGTACCTCAATATATTTCTTACGCTCAACTTACTGAAGAAGTATTAAAACAAGCGGAAGAAGATGCTAAAGCTGAATTAAAAGCTGAAGGTAAACCAGAAAACATTTGGGATAGAATCTTACCAGGTAAAATCCAACGTTTCATCAGTGACAACACTACTTTAGACCAAGAGAAAGCATTATTAGACCAAAACTTCATTAAAGATGAGTCTAAAAAAGTTGCTGACTATGTAAAAGGTTTCAACGTAGAAATCACTGGATTCAAAAGAGCTTCTTTAGGTTAA
- a CDS encoding dicarboxylate/amino acid:cation symporter — MKLLKNNLLIQIIIAIALGSVLGNYLPESIGRIFSTFNSIFGGFLGFSIPLIILGLIVPAIGNIGKNAGKLLIITTAIAYGSTLFAGFISYGVSISTFPSILATEQMGDITESTKNLAPYFNIEMPPMFDVMSALIISFILGIGISKGNFKYLEGVFNDFQSIIMSLINKAIIPFLPLFIFGIFLNMTYNGQVFIVLDTFIKIIGVIFLLHIFVLLFQYVIAGTISKQNPIKLMKNMLPAYFTALGTQSSAATIPVTLEQTLKNNVDPKIAGFAIPLCATIHLAGSTLKIVACAVALMLVQGQAVDFMLMVGFICMLGVAMVAAPGVPGGAIMASLGVLSSILGFDTEQQSLMIALYIAMDSFGTACNVMGDGAIAIIVNRISKNTAITEA, encoded by the coding sequence ATGAAATTACTAAAGAACAATCTGTTAATTCAGATCATTATCGCTATCGCATTAGGTAGTGTGTTAGGAAACTATCTACCAGAGTCAATAGGTAGAATATTCAGTACTTTTAATAGTATATTCGGAGGCTTTCTAGGCTTCTCTATCCCGCTTATCATTTTAGGGCTAATCGTTCCTGCGATTGGTAACATTGGTAAAAATGCAGGTAAATTACTTATCATTACCACAGCTATTGCTTATGGTTCTACCCTATTCGCAGGTTTTATATCTTATGGAGTGAGTATATCGACATTCCCAAGTATACTAGCGACAGAACAAATGGGAGATATAACAGAATCAACAAAGAACCTAGCTCCTTACTTTAATATCGAAATGCCTCCAATGTTTGATGTCATGAGTGCATTAATCATATCATTTATATTAGGGATAGGAATCTCTAAAGGTAATTTCAAATACTTAGAGGGTGTTTTTAACGACTTTCAGAGTATTATCATGTCATTAATCAATAAGGCTATTATTCCTTTCTTACCGCTCTTTATTTTCGGTATATTCTTGAATATGACTTATAACGGACAAGTATTCATAGTACTAGATACCTTTATAAAAATCATAGGAGTGATCTTTTTACTACACATCTTCGTCTTACTATTCCAATACGTAATAGCAGGTACGATAAGCAAGCAGAACCCTATCAAGCTAATGAAAAATATGTTACCTGCGTACTTTACAGCTCTAGGGACACAATCTTCTGCAGCAACAATACCTGTAACATTAGAACAAACATTAAAGAATAATGTAGATCCTAAAATAGCTGGATTTGCTATACCTTTGTGTGCGACAATACACTTAGCAGGTAGTACATTAAAAATTGTAGCGTGTGCTGTTGCATTAATGTTAGTACAAGGACAAGCTGTAGACTTTATGTTAATGGTTGGTTTTATCTGTATGTTAGGAGTTGCTATGGTAGCAGCACCTGGTGTACCAGGAGGGGCTATTATGGCTTCTTTAGGAGTACTAAGTTCTATCTTAGGATTTGATACAGAACAACAAAGTTTAATGATTGCACTATATATCGCTATGGACAGCTTCGGTACAGCTTGTAACGTTATGGGGGATGGAGCTATCGCTATTATAGTAAACAGAATATCTAAAAACACAGCTATAACAGAAGCATAA
- a CDS encoding methyltransferase — MEFVNKHISKDSQILDLGVVNPLAKIMKEDGYTVINTSGEDLDEDQSVLLNTDYDVLTAFEIVEHLLNPYTVLKSCKASKIMISVPLRLWFSTAYRSKTDMLDRHYHEFEAWQLDWLVEKAGYKIVDRDMWTHPIKKLGIRPIFRWFTPRYYIVYAEKI; from the coding sequence ATGGAATTTGTCAATAAGCACATTTCAAAAGACTCACAAATATTAGATTTAGGTGTAGTTAACCCACTAGCCAAAATAATGAAAGAAGATGGCTATACAGTAATCAATACTTCTGGTGAGGACTTAGACGAAGATCAGAGTGTACTTCTAAATACTGATTATGATGTACTAACAGCTTTTGAAATTGTAGAGCATTTACTAAATCCTTATACGGTATTAAAGTCGTGTAAAGCTTCTAAAATAATGATTTCTGTTCCTTTGCGTTTGTGGTTTAGTACTGCATATAGAAGTAAAACAGATATGCTAGACAGGCATTATCACGAATTTGAAGCTTGGCAATTAGATTGGCTAGTAGAAAAAGCAGGGTATAAAATCGTAGATAGAGATATGTGGACACACCCTATCAAAAAACTAGGGATACGCCCTATATTTAGATGGTTTACCCCTAGGTATTATATCGTTTATGCTGAAAAAATATAA
- the thiS gene encoding sulfur carrier protein ThiS, with protein MELKINNQQVLFDTDTLSIQAMLDIYHPQKQKGIAVAVNQTVIAKTLWSTHHLSTSDDILIITATQGG; from the coding sequence ATGGAACTAAAAATCAACAATCAACAAGTACTATTTGACACGGATACCTTGAGTATTCAGGCTATGTTGGATATTTATCATCCACAGAAACAAAAAGGGATAGCGGTAGCTGTGAACCAAACTGTTATTGCTAAAACCCTATGGTCTACTCATCACTTATCTACTAGTGATGATATCTTAATTATAACTGCTACACAAGGTGGTTGA
- the thiC gene encoding phosphomethylpyrimidine synthase ThiC gives MEQHSISQTPFPNSKKVYIKGELFPIEVAMREISLSNTKLTNGGTEENPPVTVYDTSGPYTDPNITIDIRKGIPRLREEWILNREDVNTLSSITSEYGKARLADEKLDHLRFEFRHNPKVAKGGANVTQLHYAKKGIITPEMEYVAIRENQRIEQLNNATSAIKQQHQGNSFGANTPKNFITPEFVREEIASGRAIIPNNINHPESEPMIIGRNFLVKINANIGNSAVTSSIEEEVEKAVWACRWGADTIMDLSTGKNIHETREWIIRNSPVPIGTVPIYQALEKVKGIAEDLTWEIFRDTLIEQAEQGVSYFTIHAGVLLRYIHLTANRVTGIVSRGGSIMAKWCLFHHKENFLYTHFEEICEIMKQYDIAFSLGDGLRPGSIADANDAAQFAELETLGELTKIAWKHDVQVMIEGPGHVPMHMIKENMEKQLRDCGEAPFYTLGPLTTDIAPGYDHITSAIGAAMIGWYGTAMLCYVTPKEHLGLPNKKDVKDGVITYKLAAHAADLAKGHPGAQYRDNALSKARFEFRWEDQFNLSLDPDTAREFHDETLPADGAKVAHFCSMCGPKFCSMKISQEIRDTAEQGMREKSEEFIELGKEIYL, from the coding sequence ATGGAACAACACAGTATCTCACAAACCCCTTTCCCTAACTCAAAAAAAGTGTACATCAAGGGAGAGCTCTTCCCAATAGAAGTAGCGATGAGAGAGATATCTCTTAGCAACACTAAACTAACTAATGGCGGTACAGAAGAGAATCCTCCTGTAACCGTATATGACACATCAGGTCCTTATACAGATCCAAATATTACGATAGACATACGCAAAGGTATTCCGCGTCTACGCGAAGAATGGATACTAAATAGAGAGGATGTAAATACATTATCTTCTATCACATCAGAATATGGTAAAGCTAGATTAGCAGATGAAAAACTAGATCACTTGCGCTTTGAATTTAGACATAACCCAAAGGTTGCTAAAGGAGGAGCTAATGTTACTCAACTACATTATGCTAAAAAGGGAATCATAACTCCTGAAATGGAATATGTAGCCATCAGAGAAAACCAAAGAATAGAACAGCTGAACAACGCAACCTCAGCCATAAAGCAACAGCATCAAGGCAATAGCTTCGGTGCCAATACTCCTAAAAACTTTATTACTCCGGAGTTCGTTAGAGAAGAGATTGCTAGCGGACGTGCTATCATTCCTAATAATATCAACCACCCAGAAAGCGAACCTATGATTATAGGCCGTAACTTCTTAGTGAAAATCAATGCTAATATTGGAAATAGTGCTGTGACCTCATCGATAGAAGAAGAAGTAGAGAAAGCAGTATGGGCATGTCGTTGGGGAGCAGATACGATTATGGACTTATCAACAGGTAAAAATATTCACGAGACAAGAGAGTGGATTATACGCAACTCTCCAGTACCTATCGGAACAGTACCTATCTACCAAGCATTAGAAAAAGTAAAAGGAATAGCCGAAGATTTGACATGGGAGATATTTAGAGATACCCTGATTGAACAAGCAGAACAGGGAGTTTCTTATTTTACCATACACGCTGGAGTACTACTACGTTATATTCACTTGACTGCTAATCGAGTGACAGGTATTGTATCTCGTGGAGGATCTATTATGGCGAAGTGGTGTCTATTCCATCACAAAGAAAACTTCTTATATACTCACTTTGAAGAGATATGTGAGATTATGAAGCAATACGATATAGCGTTCTCTCTAGGTGATGGACTAAGACCTGGTTCTATCGCAGATGCTAATGATGCAGCTCAATTTGCAGAGTTAGAAACACTAGGTGAACTAACTAAAATCGCGTGGAAACACGATGTACAGGTCATGATAGAAGGGCCAGGACATGTACCTATGCACATGATTAAGGAGAATATGGAAAAGCAATTACGCGACTGTGGTGAAGCCCCTTTCTATACATTAGGCCCTTTGACTACAGATATAGCTCCAGGTTATGATCATATCACTTCAGCTATCGGAGCAGCTATGATAGGATGGTACGGAACGGCTATGCTATGTTATGTAACACCAAAAGAACACTTAGGCCTACCTAACAAAAAAGACGTGAAGGATGGAGTGATCACCTATAAACTAGCTGCTCATGCAGCAGACTTAGCGAAAGGACATCCTGGAGCACAATACAGAGATAATGCACTGAGTAAAGCCCGCTTTGAATTTAGGTGGGAAGACCAATTCAACTTATCACTAGATCCAGACACAGCAAGAGAGTTTCACGATGAAACACTACCTGCTGATGGTGCTAAAGTAGCTCACTTCTGTTCTATGTGTGGACCTAAATTCTGTTCTATGAAAATATCACAAGAGATTAGAGATACGGCAGAACAAGGAATGCGCGAGAAGTCAGAAGAGTTTATAGAATTAGGAAAAGAAATATATCTATAA
- a CDS encoding thiamine phosphate synthase, which translates to MVVITYPTPIENETSLINKMFEKGLPLLHVRKPNMSYEELVKWVNNINNYYHQYLVIHIPTIVINNNEHVFKQYKALINKINSTYTHLSTSNCLYVNNYSVELPKLSTSVHCISEVNKLSTNIDRTFISPIYPSISKRGYVSTIDWTEELKQRTNNRVTLVALGGITPFHIESIHTMGFDDYALLGTIWEAKQPLKQFELCQYYDQLHWQ; encoded by the coding sequence ATGGTGGTCATAACCTACCCTACTCCTATAGAAAACGAGACAAGTCTTATCAACAAAATGTTTGAGAAAGGCTTGCCTCTACTTCATGTTCGCAAACCGAATATGTCCTATGAAGAGCTAGTAAAATGGGTGAATAATATCAATAATTACTACCATCAGTACTTAGTTATACACATACCAACAATAGTTATTAACAACAATGAACACGTTTTTAAACAATATAAAGCACTTATCAACAAGATAAACAGTACTTACACACACTTATCAACAAGCAATTGTTTATATGTTAATAACTATAGTGTAGAATTACCTAAGTTATCAACATCTGTTCACTGTATAAGTGAGGTTAATAAGTTATCAACAAACATAGACAGAACATTCATCAGTCCTATCTATCCTAGTATATCTAAGAGAGGGTATGTCTCCACTATTGATTGGACAGAAGAATTAAAGCAAAGAACTAACAACAGAGTAACCTTAGTTGCTCTTGGAGGTATCACTCCTTTTCACATCGAATCCATTCATACAATGGGATTTGATGATTATGCCTTATTAGGAACAATATGGGAAGCTAAGCAACCCTTAAAACAATTTGAATTATGTCAATATTACGACCAATTGCATTGGCAATAG
- a CDS encoding hydroxymethylpyrimidine/phosphomethylpyrimidine kinase: protein MSILRPIALAIAGFDPTSGAGVMADIKTFEHHQVYPMAVLSANTIQTEDNFIHVRWEEEYTIRQLSVILENYTIVAVKIGIVKDLDTLKLYVDTIKGLSPTTKVIWDPVLRSSSGFDFQTIELIDSLTTVLQQIDLITPNCLEIHQLVTTNDDALQKAQRLSQYCDVLLKGGHNPNALGFDYYVSKEVIQTIPPTQLSDYPKHGSGCILSSSITANIAKGDHTLTAIQKAKTYIETFFNSNHTLLGYHAK, encoded by the coding sequence ATGTCAATATTACGACCAATTGCATTGGCAATAGCTGGCTTTGACCCTACTAGTGGTGCTGGGGTTATGGCAGACATCAAAACATTTGAACATCATCAAGTATACCCCATGGCGGTGCTATCTGCTAATACGATACAGACAGAAGATAACTTTATCCATGTAAGATGGGAAGAAGAATATACTATCCGCCAATTATCTGTTATACTTGAGAACTACACTATAGTAGCTGTAAAAATAGGTATTGTCAAAGATCTAGACACATTGAAGCTATATGTGGATACTATCAAAGGCTTGTCTCCAACGACCAAAGTTATTTGGGACCCTGTATTGCGTTCATCTAGTGGTTTTGACTTTCAGACTATTGAACTAATAGATTCTTTAACTACTGTATTACAACAGATAGATCTTATCACACCAAACTGCCTAGAGATACATCAATTAGTCACTACGAATGACGATGCTCTTCAAAAAGCACAGCGATTAAGTCAATACTGTGATGTACTGCTAAAAGGAGGACATAATCCTAATGCATTGGGCTTTGACTACTATGTGAGTAAAGAGGTGATACAAACTATACCTCCAACTCAGCTATCTGATTATCCTAAACACGGTTCTGGCTGTATATTATCCTCTTCGATAACAGCTAATATTGCAAAAGGAGATCACACATTGACAGCTATTCAGAAGGCTAAAACTTATATAGAGACATTCTTCAATTCTAATCACACCTTACTCGGATATCATGCTAAATAA
- a CDS encoding thiamine phosphate synthase gives MLNKIQYISHGDTPQEQLYHIETVLGAGQQWIQYRFKNTTNTTLWQTAEQVKKLCEQYQATLIINDHVDLAKAIEADGVHLGLTDLNITQAKTYLPNKIIGGTANTIEDIQLRHAEGCDYIGLGPYRFTTTKQKLSPILGLAGYQQLLKQMQKLNINIPVVAIGGIQLEDVEDLKQAGLHGIAISGLLQNSTDKKTLLQQLNNILK, from the coding sequence ATGCTAAATAAAATACAATACATCAGTCATGGAGATACTCCACAAGAACAATTATATCACATAGAAACTGTATTAGGAGCAGGACAACAGTGGATACAGTATCGCTTCAAGAATACGACGAATACTACCCTGTGGCAAACAGCAGAACAGGTCAAGAAGCTATGCGAACAATATCAAGCTACTCTGATCATTAATGATCATGTAGACTTAGCTAAAGCCATAGAGGCTGATGGTGTTCACTTAGGACTTACTGACCTAAACATCACACAAGCCAAAACCTATTTACCTAACAAGATCATAGGAGGTACAGCTAATACAATAGAAGATATCCAACTTAGACATGCAGAAGGTTGTGATTATATCGGTCTAGGCCCTTATCGATTTACCACTACTAAACAGAAGTTGAGTCCTATACTTGGTCTAGCAGGTTATCAACAGCTCTTAAAACAGATGCAGAAACTAAATATCAACATCCCCGTAGTAGCTATAGGAGGAATACAACTAGAAGATGTAGAAGACTTAAAACAAGCAGGGCTACATGGCATAGCGATATCTGGTTTACTTCAAAACAGCACTGATAAAAAAACATTACTACAACAACTAAACAATATACTCAAATGA